Within the Blastopirellula marina genome, the region GAGCACATCAAAGATGGCCGCTTCGGCAACTTCCTGGAAAGCAATGTCGACTGGGCTCTATCGCGCGAGCGATACTGGGGCACACCGCTGCCGATCTGGGTTTGCCAGGAGACCGGCAAAGCGGAGGCCGTTTGCAGCTACGCCGAATTGCAAGAGAAGCCAGGTGCCGCCGGATTCGAAGTCTGGGAAAAAGCGAAAGCCGAGAACCCCGATCTGGTCGACGACTTGAAGATCCACAAGCCGTACATCGACGAAATCACCTACGATTCGCCATTTGCCAAGGGTGCACGCATGAGGCGCGTGCCGGAAGTGATCGACTGCTGGTACGATTCCGGAGCGATGCCGTTCGCGCAGTGGGGCTATCCACACCAAGGCGAGAAGAACTTTCAGGCCCAGTTCCCAGCCGACTTCATCAGCGAAGCGATCGACCAGACGCGTGGCTGGTTCTATAGCCAATTGGCGATCAGCACTCTGCTGTTCGGCCAGGACGAAGATGGCAAGACGGAGCCGCACGCTTATCCGCATCCCTTCAAAAACTGCATCGTGCTGGGTTTGATGCTGGGTGAAGACGGTCAGAAGATGTCCAAGAGCAAGCGAAACTATCGCGAGCCGAACGAGATCTTCGACAAGTACGGAGCCGATGCGTTGCGTTGGTATCTGTACGCCAATCAGCCTCCTTGGACCTCGATCCGCTACAACGAGCAGTCGATCAAAGACAGCATCCCTGAGTTCCTGCTGCGTCTGTGGAATGTCTTTAGTTTCTTCACCATCTACGCCAATATCGACGGCTTCGAGCCTGAAACCTCGGCTGGCGACCTGGACCAATGCCTGGCGAAGCATTTCGTTGGCGCAAAGGGTGCCCGGCCGGTGGCCGAGCGCAGCGAGCTCGACCGCTGGGTACTCAGCGAGTTGAACCGCACCATTCAGACCGTCACCGAGCGGATGGATGCGTACGACAATTACAACGCGTGTGCCGCGATCAACGAGTTCGTCGACGGGCTATCCAACTGGTACGTCCGCCGCAGCCGCGATCGTTTCTGGAGCAAAGAGAAAGAGTCAGCCGACAAGCTGGACGCCTACTGGACGCTGTACGAATGCTTGCTGACGACCTGCCAGGTCATTGCACCGTTCGTTCCGTTTCTGTCGGAAACGCTTTGGCAGAACCTGGCCGGCGTCTTCGGTGACAAAGCGAAGCGTAGCGTTCACCTGTGCGACTTCCCCACCGTCGACCAGTCGGCAATCGATACGCAGTTGTCGCAGCGCATGGAACTTCTGCGTGAAATCGCGTCGCTCGGACGTCAGGCACGCATGAACGAGAAGCTCAAAGTTCGCCAACCACTGAGCAAGGTCGAAGTGGTGCTGGCCGACGACACGCATCGCCAGTGGCTCATGTCGCACAGCGCGATCTTGTGCGAAGAGCTCAACGTGAAAGCGGTCGAATACACGCAGGAAGCGGACGAGTACATCAACTACCAGATCCAACCGAACTTCAAGCGGCTGGGCCCACGCGTGGGCAAGTTGATGCCCAACGTGAAGAAGGTGCTCGGCCAGACCGACGCCGCCGCTCTGCTCAATGCCCTGCAAACCGATGGGGCGTTCACACTGACCATCGAAGGGGAATCGCTCACCTTCGATAACGACGACATCCAGGTTCGTCTGACCGCCAAAGAAGGGTGGGCAGCCGCACAAGGAAAGTTGTGTGTGGTCGTGCTCAATACCGAGCTGACGCCAGAACTGATCCAGGAAGGCTACGTCAAGGATCTCGTGCGATTGATCCAGGACAAACGTAAAGAGCTAGACCTGGAATATACTGCCAAGATTGAAGTCGGCGTGGTCACCGATTCGCAGGACGTTCAGTCTGCCGTGACTGCTTACGCCGACTACATTCAGGCAGAAACCCTCGCGACCACGGTAGAGCCCAAGGCAATCAGTGGCATCGAGCCAATCGAAACCAAGATCGCCGACAGCGAAGTTCGCATTTTCGTAAAGCAGGCATAACGCAGCCGATGACGACCTGGTCGAAACATACCGTGGCCAATCCACTGAAGATCGCCGTATTGATTTCCGGTGGTGGAACGACACTGCGTAACCTGCTGGAGCGAATCCGCGAAGATCAACTTCCGCTGGAGGTCGTTCTCGTGATCTCCAGCAGCAGCAAAGCGAAGGGAATGACCTACGCAGACGAGGCGTACATCCCCTGCCAGGTGATCACCGTCGCTCAGCACCCCGACAAAGTCGACTTTTCGCAGGCCATCTTTCAGGCCTGTCGTGAGCAACAAGCCGAGTTGGTCGTCATGGGAGGCTTCCTCAAGCAGGTGGCTGTGCCGAGCGACTTCGTCAATCGTGTCGTCAACATTCACCCTTCCTTGATTCCCGCGTTCTGCGGTGCTGGCTTCTATGGAACCCACGTCCATACGGCCGTCATCGAGCATGGGGCGAAGGTGAGTGGCTGCACGGTTCATTTCGTCGACGACCATTACGACCATGGGCCTATCATTGCCCAGAGCGTCGTCGATGTCCTTCCCGGCGACCTGCCTGCGGATCTTGCGGCTCGTGTCTTCGATGCCGAGTGCCAGGTTTACCCGGCTACTCTTGCCGCCATTGCCGAGGGACGGGTATCTGTGTCCGGTCGCCAGGTTATCGTCCAGCCGGCCCAATAAGCGTTCCCCCCGGAAGGGTTCGCCTGGCCAGGGACCTATTGCTAGCACATTTATGGCGTTAAACTTTGTGCTGCCTTCCTAGTATCTCACATGCAGAGACTGACGCGATTCTTTCATATAATGCAATCTTTCTTTCATTCATGAACGCTTGTTGGACTTTAGTCCGCAATCTCGCGTATCGATTGTCCTAATCATGGCATATATGGGGCTTTTTTCCGTTTTACGGAAAGCAGCGCCGTCAGAACCTTGCCTGGGAACGTAAATTTTGAAAGAAATATGCCATGATCTGATTGATTAGTGGCAATGCGGGATGCATAATCTAGGTGTTTTAACTCGACTAAGTTAGCTATCACTCTCCCACTGACCCCATCTCCCTCCCACATGCAAGCGGACGCCCGACGCACG harbors:
- the ileS gene encoding isoleucine--tRNA ligase — protein: MFESIPQNVSFPAMETKILEYWQQNQIYEKSLEARQGSEPFVFYEGPPTANGMPHPGHCLTRAIKDVFPRYRTMRGYYCERKAGWDTHGLPVEVEVCKELGIHSKEEIENYGVEPFIHKCQASVWRYMQEWRRLTERLGFWVDLDDAYVTYHKSFVESVWWSLKNLYDRGLLYQGHKIVWWWAQGGTALSSGEVGQGYREVADPSVFVRFPLLDEENTALLVWTTTPWTLPSNQFAAVHPELDYATVEDEETGEKLIVAEALAEAIAAKAKRTWKVLGTTKGSELLGKRYQPPFDYYYKDLGNTQGTLKSGDKQHIAWRVVAADFVTTDSGTGVVHQAPAFGEVDYEVLANEQARFEDREGPALICAVGPDGKFTDEAPDYKGRWVKEADKDISRELKERGVLFLLDQYLHDYPFCWRAEEDPLIQYPRESWFIRTTKFKDQMLANNQQINWLPEHIKDGRFGNFLESNVDWALSRERYWGTPLPIWVCQETGKAEAVCSYAELQEKPGAAGFEVWEKAKAENPDLVDDLKIHKPYIDEITYDSPFAKGARMRRVPEVIDCWYDSGAMPFAQWGYPHQGEKNFQAQFPADFISEAIDQTRGWFYSQLAISTLLFGQDEDGKTEPHAYPHPFKNCIVLGLMLGEDGQKMSKSKRNYREPNEIFDKYGADALRWYLYANQPPWTSIRYNEQSIKDSIPEFLLRLWNVFSFFTIYANIDGFEPETSAGDLDQCLAKHFVGAKGARPVAERSELDRWVLSELNRTIQTVTERMDAYDNYNACAAINEFVDGLSNWYVRRSRDRFWSKEKESADKLDAYWTLYECLLTTCQVIAPFVPFLSETLWQNLAGVFGDKAKRSVHLCDFPTVDQSAIDTQLSQRMELLREIASLGRQARMNEKLKVRQPLSKVEVVLADDTHRQWLMSHSAILCEELNVKAVEYTQEADEYINYQIQPNFKRLGPRVGKLMPNVKKVLGQTDAAALLNALQTDGAFTLTIEGESLTFDNDDIQVRLTAKEGWAAAQGKLCVVVLNTELTPELIQEGYVKDLVRLIQDKRKELDLEYTAKIEVGVVTDSQDVQSAVTAYADYIQAETLATTVEPKAISGIEPIETKIADSEVRIFVKQA
- the purN gene encoding phosphoribosylglycinamide formyltransferase; amino-acid sequence: MTTWSKHTVANPLKIAVLISGGGTTLRNLLERIREDQLPLEVVLVISSSSKAKGMTYADEAYIPCQVITVAQHPDKVDFSQAIFQACREQQAELVVMGGFLKQVAVPSDFVNRVVNIHPSLIPAFCGAGFYGTHVHTAVIEHGAKVSGCTVHFVDDHYDHGPIIAQSVVDVLPGDLPADLAARVFDAECQVYPATLAAIAEGRVSVSGRQVIVQPAQ